In the Paenibacillus pabuli genome, one interval contains:
- a CDS encoding response regulator — protein sequence MYTFIVVDDEPLIRKGLLKKLETFDHSLELLGEADNGADALALIDSSKPDIIFTDMRMPEVDGKLLIRTVGQQYPRIKLIVISGHADFDYMQEAISAKVVNYLLKPFSRDEIHSTLHQAIHAIEQERSLEREVILRTVETEQMKIGADMQAFLNVVLAPNASSKIPYFRSAEFAAMFASKQLVLMTIYSPQPLSAQQLPTFSNGLYIAHPQSDQLLFFLIHDPECTIQELQEKAIQTANMILTKAQSADICIGISSPLTGIEGVREAHHQTILALDERSITDFGKCYIYSERNVPFTPLKWTRMFELLFFIESGNAQKVEELITDFFAYYIRQPDTLLTHLKEQCRDIITETKRLLNDYLQNGSSTNASSSLEAVLNVSFDMECIRQYMSKVLTGAALLLKDDNPYASDQVIDNVKKYIDNHFAKDLTLEWVSSLFYLNPSYLSYLFKEKTSENFTDYVNRLRIGRAKHLLASTDDKIYRIAKQLGYDNPKYFFRVFKKLTGWTPEEFRKHHKSFSANNKEPGHV from the coding sequence ATGTACACGTTTATCGTAGTGGATGACGAACCGTTAATACGCAAAGGTCTGTTGAAAAAATTAGAGACTTTTGATCATTCGCTTGAGCTTCTTGGCGAGGCGGATAACGGTGCAGATGCATTAGCTCTGATTGATTCATCCAAGCCGGACATTATCTTTACGGACATGCGCATGCCTGAGGTCGATGGCAAACTGCTAATCAGAACGGTAGGTCAGCAATATCCGCGCATAAAGCTCATTGTCATTAGCGGTCATGCCGATTTTGATTACATGCAGGAGGCCATCTCAGCCAAGGTCGTAAATTACCTGCTGAAGCCTTTTAGTAGAGACGAGATTCACAGCACGCTCCACCAGGCCATCCATGCCATCGAACAGGAACGCTCCTTGGAGCGTGAGGTCATTCTCCGAACCGTCGAAACGGAACAGATGAAAATCGGTGCCGACATGCAGGCCTTCCTGAATGTTGTACTGGCTCCCAATGCATCTAGCAAAATACCTTATTTCCGTTCTGCTGAATTTGCCGCCATGTTTGCATCTAAGCAGTTGGTTCTAATGACGATCTATAGCCCTCAACCGCTCTCGGCACAGCAGCTGCCTACATTTTCGAATGGTCTGTACATTGCTCATCCACAATCGGATCAGCTGCTGTTTTTCCTGATTCATGATCCGGAATGCACAATTCAAGAATTGCAGGAAAAGGCTATTCAAACAGCAAACATGATTTTAACGAAAGCCCAATCTGCAGACATCTGCATCGGGATCAGTTCTCCTCTCACAGGTATCGAAGGGGTCCGAGAAGCTCACCATCAAACCATTCTTGCCTTGGATGAACGATCCATTACCGATTTCGGCAAATGTTACATATATTCCGAGAGAAACGTTCCGTTCACTCCGCTGAAGTGGACTCGAATGTTTGAACTGCTGTTCTTCATTGAGAGTGGAAATGCACAAAAGGTTGAAGAACTCATCACCGATTTTTTTGCCTACTACATCCGGCAGCCTGACACCTTGCTTACTCATTTGAAGGAGCAGTGCCGGGACATCATTACAGAAACCAAGAGGCTGTTAAATGATTATCTCCAAAACGGGAGCAGCACGAATGCTTCCTCAAGTCTTGAGGCCGTTCTAAACGTCTCGTTCGATATGGAATGCATCCGGCAATACATGAGTAAGGTTCTGACAGGAGCCGCACTTCTCCTGAAGGATGATAACCCCTACGCATCGGATCAGGTAATCGATAACGTCAAGAAGTATATCGATAATCACTTTGCCAAGGATTTGACGCTGGAATGGGTATCTTCCCTGTTCTATCTGAACCCGAGTTACCTCAGCTACCTGTTCAAAGAAAAAACCTCCGAAAACTTTACCGATTATGTGAACCGTCTACGTATCGGGCGAGCCAAACACCTGTTAGCGAGTACGGACGACAAAATCTACCGAATTGCGAAACAGCTGGGTTATGATAATCCAAAGTACTTTTTCCGGGTATTTAAAAAATTGACGGGCTGGACTCCTGAGGAATTTCGAAAACATCATAAATCCTTCTCCGCAAACAACAAGGAACCAGGCCACGTTTAA
- a CDS encoding glycoside hydrolase family 3 C-terminal domain-containing protein has translation MSRLLRQKVGKRMLSMVTIASLMMGSWATIPSSVSAANEVEFKTQTGGVFNGMPLFDGNPEHLNSFVDAYFDYTGLEGPAVYVTGSRNHYTLTKGTNAGKVIPGALSAADNVQGVSTDFPALIGMGQSWNKQLLSDIGEVMGSEKISKLKVKQGESNIHGGNGASLSVAFTVVSDMRINPLSGRFDEGFSEDANMAGVLINKMAAGLSGVDQPASEDGFWMRAAVGTKHYSVYNAQWFRQTANNSAGARSLFEYQTKAALPGFESGALAGTMTSYGRTNGIPNILSPLQLLANMNAKYGVYSSPDFNGDAIVSNANQLGNGYDDRYAVDRGHATVLMALAKANAGRPSGTTPADVTDLVALVEQGEYGITKEELIEAARPHVNQLVRLGVFNETDEQGIPKGYPFASEAKDVRTSPPSDYNEVDHQEVALRVAQESIVLLKNDSTLPLKKGNRAAVSGVYADARFKTTYSVGTTPTLENSGESPLRSIIKMNGSSNVNYVPGGEVIALTSKANQQTVTADVYSSNDGMDGAQLITTPDAPEVDSCSHLFRVYDWGQAGSSLLSLHNQRWITSPATNHAAVGNTDGTSLNLTNNDWSLPDMMGDTSAIPPTLRMENNEDGSISIVANGYRTGFSGDFTNWYYANGRFIQVDGEGKLVTASTPLGSKENAANRPDVVKFEKIIVKNAGEEAAVRAAEDDYAIVFVGAPPRHSAGEGNDRSSLDMGEADYALVDHVSAAFAAEGKKTVVVVKSSFPVSMERIQDNPNVSAIVYQPYGGQYDSYALAQVLYGDYAPTGRLTSTWYAGMDAFPAINSYVVPEGNSSGLDTIDPRFTVDMTNADPIESGLTYMYTDAEVTYPFGYGLSYSDFTYDSLNVPSSVTGEEPFTVSVRVTNTGDVATSEVVQLYARNSSSAYGAYAPKKKLATFEKIYLEPGQSKEVLLQVDPQTLALWDVNRNEWIVEQGSYDLMIGSSAADADVKTSNSLSIRGKSMATLSLTQPINVFDHSFASNEVVYHEVSKERTAAQLKAKSIVGGYYAVRSKQDGSWVALPKADLTGAQKVKASVASNAHGGTISLHADKPDSVPLAVWNVPVTEPVSYKISNANVSVKELGYVEVEADISSAVSGVHDLYLVFHEPDLRIEGLSFTLKDTEVNPGNPGTNPGSNPGSPSTPGSGSVGTPGETPASESENEGETDSGGTPIAAVTVQEGSEMDQQRVKSIQQSGVQVIGKPWNVTMKDKQGAFVIATLPVTAVVGSDATTIAYIGEGGALTPVPGVLTQDAKGNKVWNVLLNQGGTYAAIQASRTFVDIDSSAWYAREIAKASSLLLINGVSDSRMQPQGSTTSVQTLKVALNALGIELEASAPNEKWFDPVLRAALKYDLMEEGQYESNAPMSRENMAVVLVRALKLAGVNTELSEAEIDSWLEDFKDQGQLTPIHRKAMATAIKLDLFQGSPNGLLQPQSTLTRAQLAAVIVRVHDQVAKLLDH, from the coding sequence ATGTCGAGGCTTTTGAGACAAAAAGTGGGTAAAAGGATGCTCTCAATGGTAACGATTGCGAGTCTGATGATGGGTTCATGGGCCACTATACCGTCATCTGTATCAGCTGCGAACGAAGTGGAGTTCAAAACTCAAACAGGAGGCGTGTTTAATGGCATGCCCTTGTTTGACGGTAATCCGGAGCATTTAAACTCGTTCGTTGATGCTTACTTTGATTACACCGGGCTTGAAGGACCGGCAGTCTATGTTACAGGTTCTCGTAACCATTATACTCTTACGAAGGGAACGAATGCTGGCAAGGTGATTCCTGGCGCATTGTCTGCTGCAGATAACGTGCAGGGTGTATCGACGGATTTTCCTGCGCTCATCGGCATGGGGCAGAGCTGGAATAAGCAGCTTTTGTCCGATATCGGAGAAGTGATGGGCAGTGAGAAAATCAGCAAACTGAAGGTCAAACAGGGAGAATCCAACATCCACGGCGGCAACGGTGCTTCTCTAAGCGTTGCGTTCACAGTTGTCAGCGACATGCGAATCAATCCACTCAGCGGCCGCTTCGACGAAGGATTTTCTGAGGATGCGAATATGGCGGGCGTGTTGATTAACAAGATGGCTGCGGGTCTAAGCGGAGTGGACCAACCCGCTAGTGAGGATGGATTTTGGATGAGAGCTGCCGTAGGAACCAAGCATTATTCCGTCTATAACGCACAATGGTTCAGGCAAACCGCCAATAACAGCGCGGGAGCGCGTTCATTATTCGAGTATCAAACGAAAGCAGCACTGCCGGGCTTCGAATCGGGTGCGTTAGCTGGTACGATGACGTCCTATGGACGGACAAACGGCATTCCTAATATCCTTTCTCCACTACAGCTATTGGCCAATATGAACGCCAAATATGGCGTATACAGCTCCCCTGATTTTAATGGAGATGCCATTGTATCTAACGCAAACCAACTTGGGAACGGGTACGATGATCGGTATGCTGTGGATCGTGGTCATGCTACTGTCCTAATGGCTCTAGCCAAAGCAAATGCGGGACGTCCTTCAGGTACGACGCCTGCCGACGTGACTGACCTTGTAGCCCTTGTGGAACAAGGAGAGTACGGCATAACCAAGGAAGAGCTTATTGAAGCAGCCAGACCCCATGTGAACCAACTGGTGCGTCTCGGAGTTTTTAATGAAACCGATGAGCAAGGCATTCCGAAAGGTTATCCGTTCGCGAGTGAAGCCAAGGACGTACGAACATCTCCACCTTCGGACTACAACGAGGTGGACCATCAGGAAGTAGCACTTCGTGTAGCTCAGGAAAGTATTGTGCTGCTCAAAAATGACAGTACGCTTCCACTGAAAAAAGGAAATCGTGCGGCTGTTTCCGGAGTGTACGCCGATGCGAGATTCAAAACGACGTATTCAGTGGGCACGACACCAACACTGGAAAACTCCGGTGAATCCCCGCTGCGCTCCATCATTAAAATGAATGGCAGCAGTAACGTAAACTATGTCCCGGGAGGTGAAGTCATTGCATTGACCTCCAAAGCCAATCAACAAACGGTTACCGCAGATGTGTACAGTTCAAACGACGGGATGGATGGAGCGCAGCTGATCACGACTCCGGATGCGCCAGAAGTGGACAGTTGTTCCCACTTGTTCCGCGTATATGATTGGGGGCAAGCGGGGTCCAGTTTGTTGTCACTCCATAACCAACGCTGGATTACTTCTCCTGCGACCAATCATGCAGCGGTAGGTAATACGGATGGCACCAGCCTGAATCTGACGAATAACGATTGGAGCCTTCCGGATATGATGGGAGACACAAGTGCCATCCCTCCAACGCTGCGAATGGAAAATAATGAAGATGGATCCATATCTATTGTGGCCAATGGCTACCGTACCGGATTCTCCGGTGACTTTACCAATTGGTATTATGCCAACGGGCGCTTCATCCAAGTAGATGGGGAAGGAAAACTAGTGACTGCATCCACTCCACTTGGAAGCAAAGAAAATGCCGCGAATCGCCCGGATGTGGTGAAATTTGAGAAGATCATTGTGAAAAATGCGGGCGAAGAAGCCGCAGTAAGAGCAGCTGAAGACGATTATGCCATCGTCTTTGTAGGCGCGCCACCACGTCACAGTGCGGGCGAGGGAAATGACCGCTCCAGCTTGGATATGGGTGAGGCAGATTATGCATTAGTGGATCATGTATCTGCTGCGTTTGCAGCCGAAGGCAAGAAAACCGTCGTCGTCGTTAAATCGAGCTTTCCTGTAAGTATGGAACGCATTCAAGACAATCCAAACGTATCAGCCATTGTGTATCAGCCATACGGCGGTCAATACGATTCGTATGCACTGGCCCAGGTGCTGTATGGAGATTACGCACCGACAGGACGCTTGACGTCCACATGGTATGCGGGCATGGATGCTTTCCCGGCGATTAATTCTTACGTTGTTCCGGAAGGAAACTCATCCGGTCTTGATACAATCGATCCCCGGTTTACGGTAGATATGACGAATGCAGATCCCATTGAATCCGGGTTGACGTACATGTACACGGATGCCGAGGTGACCTACCCGTTTGGATACGGGCTGTCTTATTCTGATTTTACGTACGATTCTCTGAACGTGCCATCTTCGGTTACAGGCGAGGAGCCGTTCACGGTATCGGTCCGTGTAACCAATACAGGTGACGTGGCGACATCTGAGGTCGTGCAACTGTACGCCCGTAACAGCAGTTCCGCCTACGGTGCTTATGCTCCCAAAAAGAAATTGGCCACATTCGAGAAGATCTACCTCGAACCAGGTCAATCGAAAGAAGTACTGCTGCAAGTTGATCCGCAAACGCTCGCATTATGGGATGTGAATCGGAACGAATGGATCGTTGAACAAGGCAGCTACGATTTAATGATCGGAAGCTCGGCTGCTGATGCGGACGTGAAAACTTCAAATTCATTAAGTATTCGTGGGAAGTCTATGGCGACCTTGTCTCTTACCCAACCGATCAATGTATTTGATCATTCGTTTGCTTCCAACGAGGTTGTCTATCACGAAGTGTCCAAAGAACGTACTGCAGCCCAGTTAAAAGCGAAATCGATCGTAGGAGGCTACTATGCCGTTCGTTCGAAGCAAGATGGATCGTGGGTTGCCTTGCCGAAGGCCGATCTGACAGGGGCGCAGAAGGTGAAGGCATCCGTCGCCTCTAATGCACACGGGGGTACGATCTCATTGCATGCGGATAAACCCGATTCTGTCCCACTTGCTGTATGGAACGTCCCGGTGACGGAGCCAGTCTCTTACAAGATCAGTAATGCTAACGTCTCGGTCAAGGAGTTAGGTTACGTTGAAGTAGAAGCTGATATTTCTTCTGCCGTGAGTGGTGTGCACGATCTGTACCTGGTATTTCATGAACCGGATCTTCGAATCGAGGGATTGTCATTCACACTGAAAGATACGGAGGTCAATCCTGGGAACCCAGGCACGAATCCGGGGTCGAATCCAGGTTCGCCAAGCACGCCTGGCTCGGGTAGTGTTGGTACACCTGGTGAGACACCCGCATCAGAATCCGAGAACGAAGGCGAAACCGATTCGGGCGGTACTCCCATTGCTGCAGTTACCGTACAAGAGGGAAGCGAGATGGATCAGCAGAGGGTAAAAAGCATTCAACAATCTGGCGTCCAGGTTATCGGGAAGCCGTGGAATGTGACCATGAAAGATAAGCAGGGTGCGTTCGTCATCGCAACGCTGCCGGTTACGGCTGTCGTTGGTTCAGACGCTACAACAATTGCGTACATTGGAGAAGGAGGCGCACTTACTCCGGTTCCCGGAGTGCTGACTCAGGACGCGAAAGGTAACAAAGTATGGAACGTGCTGCTTAATCAAGGAGGCACCTACGCAGCTATTCAGGCATCACGCACATTTGTTGACATTGATTCGTCGGCATGGTATGCCAGAGAAATAGCTAAAGCAAGCAGCTTGCTTCTGATCAACGGCGTTTCGGATTCACGCATGCAACCGCAGGGATCAACAACATCCGTCCAAACGTTAAAGGTAGCTCTGAATGCGTTAGGCATCGAGCTAGAAGCATCTGCACCCAATGAAAAATGGTTTGATCCGGTATTACGAGCTGCGTTGAAGTATGACCTGATGGAAGAAGGGCAATACGAGTCTAACGCCCCAATGTCCAGGGAGAACATGGCGGTGGTACTCGTTCGAGCATTGAAATTAGCTGGAGTGAATACAGAGCTGTCGGAAGCCGAGATCGATTCCTGGCTGGAAGACTTCAAGGATCAGGGTCAGCTAACGCCAATACATCGGAAAGCCATGGCAACAGCCATCAAGCTAGATTTATTCCAGGGTTCACCGAACGGACTTCTGCAACCACAGAGCACGCTGACACGCGCCCAACTTGCTGCAGTCATTGTCCGAGTGCACGATCAGGTTGCAAAATTGTTAGACCACTAA
- a CDS encoding NAD(P)-dependent alcohol dehydrogenase — protein sequence MSGMKMTDTGISEKVNAAVMNAVVYDSYGTPEVLRVEQVDIPTPKDNEVLVEVYATSVNSWDWDLLRGKPYINRIGAFRHPRYRILGADIAGRVISVGSAAKRFKPGDEVFGDLSGCGWGGFAEYVCANEEALTPKPAGITHVQAAAIPQAAVLALQGLRSQGNLQKGEHVLINGAGGGVGTFAIQYAKLQGAEVTAVDRGEKLDMLLEIGADHVLDYTKEDFTASGPSYNLILDVVGNRSAFALKRALVKGGTYVMIGGLMPHILLTLVGSPFVSWLEKKKLTLLIHKPNHGDQMIWKELVESGQVTPFIYREYALNETSQAIRDLGEGRVRGKAVVCLKKG from the coding sequence ATGAGTGGAATGAAGATGACTGACACCGGAATATCCGAAAAAGTGAACGCAGCAGTGATGAATGCGGTGGTCTATGATAGCTACGGAACGCCAGAGGTCTTGCGAGTAGAACAGGTAGACATTCCGACGCCGAAGGACAACGAAGTATTAGTTGAAGTCTATGCGACTTCAGTTAATTCATGGGATTGGGATCTTCTTCGCGGGAAACCGTATATTAACCGAATAGGTGCCTTTCGTCACCCTCGTTACCGGATTCTTGGTGCAGACATTGCAGGAAGGGTGATCTCGGTGGGATCGGCTGCCAAACGATTCAAACCGGGTGACGAAGTGTTCGGAGATCTATCCGGCTGTGGCTGGGGCGGATTCGCGGAGTATGTGTGTGCGAACGAGGAGGCGCTGACTCCCAAGCCCGCGGGAATCACGCATGTTCAAGCTGCAGCCATTCCACAGGCAGCCGTTCTGGCTCTGCAAGGACTGAGAAGTCAGGGGAATCTGCAAAAGGGAGAACATGTCCTTATTAATGGAGCAGGTGGCGGGGTTGGGACGTTTGCCATTCAATATGCCAAATTGCAGGGAGCAGAAGTGACCGCGGTGGATCGTGGTGAGAAACTGGATATGCTGCTTGAAATAGGTGCCGACCATGTGCTGGATTATACCAAGGAGGACTTCACGGCGAGCGGACCAAGCTATAACCTGATTCTTGATGTCGTCGGCAACCGTTCTGCCTTCGCACTGAAGCGGGCGTTAGTGAAGGGAGGCACCTATGTCATGATCGGGGGGCTGATGCCTCACATTTTACTTACCTTAGTAGGGAGTCCGTTCGTTTCTTGGCTGGAAAAGAAGAAATTAACCCTTCTTATCCATAAACCGAACCATGGAGACCAGATGATCTGGAAGGAGCTTGTTGAATCAGGCCAGGTTACTCCATTTATTTATCGGGAATATGCTTTGAACGAAACATCTCAGGCAATTCGTGATCTTGGTGAAGGACGGGTGAGAGGAAAAGCCGTTGTCTGCTTGAAGAAAGGCTAA
- a CDS encoding GNAT family N-acetyltransferase, with protein sequence MFIDPFDQIFEIMKQSFPESEYRPYPEQKRLLSNARYQLLTEKNEQNEATGFLAGWEFEEFRYIENVAVSQAIRGGGIGKRMMERFMKQSDKPVILEVERPEDELKRRRIGFYKRLGFHLEDYAYVQPALRTGHRPLPLQIMSYPESLTSSEFEAMRKVLYNEVYGVSDSYAYALNR encoded by the coding sequence ATGTTTATCGATCCATTTGATCAAATATTTGAAATCATGAAACAGTCTTTTCCCGAATCCGAGTATCGGCCATACCCGGAACAGAAGAGATTGCTGTCTAATGCGCGTTATCAACTACTGACAGAAAAGAATGAGCAGAATGAAGCGACCGGCTTTCTCGCAGGCTGGGAGTTCGAAGAATTCAGGTACATTGAGAATGTAGCAGTCTCACAAGCCATTCGCGGAGGCGGCATAGGCAAACGGATGATGGAGCGTTTCATGAAACAATCCGACAAACCCGTTATATTGGAAGTTGAACGGCCTGAGGATGAGTTGAAACGCAGAAGAATTGGTTTCTACAAACGACTGGGATTCCACTTGGAGGATTATGCGTATGTTCAGCCTGCACTCCGTACAGGACACCGCCCCTTACCCTTGCAGATCATGAGTTACCCGGAAAGTTTGACCTCAAGCGAGTTTGAAGCAATGAGAAAAGTATTGTACAACGAAGTGTACGGCGTCTCCGACTCTTACGCTTACGCATTAAATAGATAA